The following proteins are co-located in the Bradyrhizobium sp. AZCC 2176 genome:
- a CDS encoding hybrid sensor histidine kinase/response regulator, translating to MAGRQRIDRVRRQYNQWVANQTLEDYALRFTAKSARRWSAARVANTALGAISFLALEAIGGTITLNYGATNATIAILVVSVIIFFCGLPIAYHAAKCGIDIDLLTRGAGFGYIGSTITSLIYASFTFIFFAIEAVILASALEMCFGIPRPIGYLISAVVIIPLVTYGITLISRFQLWTQPLWIILHILPFVAIAYANPHSFTEWRKFAGEHGDPAGHLDLLLFGTAASVVFSLVAQIGEQVDFLRFLPRDRRTSRTSWWIALLIAGPGWIIFGALKLLLGSFLAFFALSHGLSTEQAAEPAHMYLEAFRYVLSQPDMALALTGLFVILSQIKINVTNAYAGSIAWSNFFSRLTHSHPGRVVWLVFNVLVALLLMEIGVYKALEQTLALYSNVAIAWVGALVADLVVNKPLGLRPQHIEFKRAHLCDINPVGVGAMTIATIVSISAFYGLFGPTAKALSAFVALAAAFVTAPLIAWATDGKYYIARKPKRSWQNLEAIQCCICEHSFEPEDMASCPAYAGPICSLCCSLDARCHDLCKPHARAGAQISDMLGKLLPETIYTRINSQFGHYLGVFVVSAGLVGLTLGLIYLQTSATMPVEDFALSDVLWKVFFALTIIIGVVAWLFVLAQQSRRAAEAETRRQTALLIQEIDAHKRTDAELQRAKEVAESANLAKSRYVVGLSHELRSPLNAISGYAQLLEQDSSLATKPRDQVRVVRRSADHLSGLIDGILDISKIEAGRLYLSRDEVRLSEFLDQLVGMFRVQAAAKGTDFVFKRPAVLPVVVYADEKRLRQVLINLLSNALKFTQTGSVQFVVHYRSPVAEFEVIDTGPGIQADDLERIFAPFERGALGVSQPQTGTGLGLTISRLLAGVMGGDIRVTSEVGSGSTFRVKILLSEVTNPTRIAPVEAPIFGYHGPRKTILITDDDPTHRDLLREVLAPLGFILLSAPDGPGCLALAQHCRPDLFLLDISMAAMDGWTVAETLRASGHHQARILMISASAIEAHGAPLAQPFHDGYLMKPIDIPRLLETIRKLLKLEWQYEADQVAVPRWKPDTGSRPPVKHVEELIGLGQLGYIRAIQVKLDEIGIDYPEHADFVSQMRMLVDRFDLDQYMATLKTLHSYDH from the coding sequence GTGGCAGGGCGGCAGCGGATAGACCGCGTCAGGCGCCAATATAATCAATGGGTTGCCAACCAGACGCTGGAAGACTACGCGCTGCGCTTCACCGCCAAAAGCGCGCGGCGGTGGTCGGCCGCCCGTGTCGCCAATACCGCGCTCGGCGCGATCTCTTTTCTGGCCCTGGAGGCAATCGGCGGCACCATCACGCTCAATTACGGCGCCACCAATGCCACCATTGCCATCCTGGTGGTCAGCGTCATCATTTTCTTCTGCGGCCTGCCGATTGCCTATCATGCCGCCAAATGCGGCATCGATATCGATCTGCTGACCCGCGGCGCAGGCTTCGGCTATATCGGCTCGACCATCACCTCGCTGATCTATGCCTCCTTCACCTTCATCTTCTTTGCGATCGAGGCGGTCATTCTCGCCTCTGCGCTGGAGATGTGCTTCGGCATCCCACGGCCGATCGGCTATCTCATCAGCGCCGTCGTCATCATTCCGCTGGTGACCTACGGCATTACGCTGATCAGCCGCTTTCAATTGTGGACGCAGCCGCTCTGGATCATCCTGCACATCCTCCCTTTCGTGGCGATCGCCTACGCCAACCCGCATTCGTTCACGGAATGGCGGAAATTCGCCGGCGAGCACGGCGATCCCGCGGGCCATCTCGATCTGCTGCTGTTCGGCACCGCCGCCTCGGTGGTGTTCTCGCTGGTGGCGCAGATCGGCGAACAGGTCGACTTCCTGCGCTTTTTGCCGCGCGACCGCCGCACGTCGCGGACGTCGTGGTGGATCGCCCTGCTGATCGCCGGCCCCGGCTGGATCATCTTCGGCGCGCTGAAATTATTGCTGGGCTCGTTTCTCGCCTTCTTTGCGTTGAGCCACGGCCTCTCCACCGAGCAGGCCGCCGAGCCTGCTCATATGTATCTCGAAGCGTTCCGTTACGTGCTATCGCAGCCCGATATGGCGCTGGCGCTGACCGGCCTGTTCGTCATTCTCTCGCAGATCAAGATCAACGTCACCAATGCCTATGCCGGCTCGATCGCCTGGTCGAACTTCTTCTCGCGGCTGACGCACAGCCATCCCGGCCGCGTGGTGTGGCTGGTGTTCAACGTCCTGGTCGCACTACTGTTGATGGAAATCGGCGTCTACAAGGCGCTGGAGCAGACGCTGGCGCTCTACTCCAACGTGGCAATTGCCTGGGTCGGCGCGCTGGTCGCCGATCTCGTCGTCAACAAGCCGCTGGGCCTGCGGCCGCAGCACATCGAGTTCAAGCGCGCGCATCTCTGCGACATCAATCCGGTCGGCGTCGGCGCGATGACGATCGCGACCATCGTCTCGATCTCGGCGTTCTACGGCCTGTTCGGGCCAACGGCGAAGGCGCTGTCGGCATTCGTCGCACTCGCGGCCGCCTTCGTGACCGCGCCCCTGATCGCATGGGCGACCGACGGCAAATACTACATCGCGCGCAAACCGAAACGAAGCTGGCAGAACCTCGAGGCAATCCAGTGCTGTATCTGCGAGCATTCGTTCGAGCCGGAGGACATGGCCTCCTGCCCCGCCTATGCCGGGCCGATCTGCTCGCTGTGCTGTTCGCTTGATGCGCGCTGCCATGATCTCTGCAAGCCGCATGCGCGCGCCGGGGCGCAGATCTCCGACATGCTTGGGAAGCTGTTGCCGGAGACGATCTACACCCGGATCAACTCGCAGTTCGGGCATTATCTCGGCGTGTTCGTGGTGTCCGCCGGCCTCGTCGGGCTGACGCTCGGGCTGATCTATCTGCAGACCTCGGCGACGATGCCCGTCGAGGACTTCGCGCTATCGGACGTGCTGTGGAAGGTATTCTTCGCGCTCACCATCATCATCGGCGTGGTGGCGTGGCTGTTCGTGCTGGCGCAACAGAGCCGCCGCGCGGCGGAAGCCGAGACGCGGCGGCAGACGGCGCTCCTGATCCAGGAAATCGACGCGCACAAGCGCACCGATGCCGAGTTGCAGCGCGCCAAGGAAGTGGCTGAGTCCGCCAATCTCGCCAAGAGCCGCTATGTGGTGGGCCTGAGCCACGAACTGCGCTCGCCGCTGAACGCCATCAGCGGCTATGCGCAGTTGCTGGAGCAGGATTCCAGCCTCGCCACCAAACCGCGCGATCAGGTGCGCGTGGTCCGCCGCAGCGCCGACCACCTGTCGGGACTGATCGACGGCATTTTGGACATTTCCAAGATCGAGGCTGGGCGGCTTTACCTGTCGCGCGACGAGGTTCGCCTGAGCGAATTCCTCGATCAGCTCGTCGGCATGTTTCGCGTTCAGGCCGCCGCCAAGGGCACCGACTTCGTCTTCAAGCGGCCGGCGGTGCTGCCCGTCGTGGTCTATGCCGATGAAAAGCGGCTGCGGCAGGTCCTGATCAACCTGCTGTCGAATGCGCTGAAATTCACGCAGACCGGCAGCGTGCAGTTCGTTGTGCACTACCGTAGCCCGGTCGCGGAGTTCGAGGTGATCGATACCGGCCCCGGCATTCAGGCCGACGATCTCGAGCGCATCTTCGCGCCGTTCGAACGCGGCGCGCTCGGCGTGTCGCAGCCGCAGACCGGCACCGGGCTTGGACTGACCATCAGCCGCCTGCTCGCCGGCGTGATGGGCGGCGACATCAGGGTGACGAGCGAGGTCGGCAGCGGCAGCACGTTCCGGGTGAAAATTCTGCTGTCGGAAGTCACCAATCCGACAAGGATCGCGCCGGTGGAGGCGCCGATCTTCGGCTATCACGGCCCGCGCAAGACGATTTTGATCACCGACGACGATCCGACCCACCGCGACCTCTTGCGCGAGGTGCTGGCGCCGCTTGGCTTCATCCTGCTCAGCGCACCCGATGGGCCCGGCTGTCTTGCGCTGGCGCAGCATTGCCGGCCGGATTTGTTTCTGCTCGATATCTCGATGGCTGCGATGGACGGATGGACGGTTGCGGAAACGCTGCGCGCCAGCGGCCATCACCAGGCGCGCATCCTCATGATATCGGCGAGTGCGATAGAAGCCCACGGCGCGCCGCTGGCGCAGCCGTTCCATGACGGCTACCTGATGAAGCCGATCGATATTCCGAGACTGCTGGAAACGATCAGGAAGTTGCTCAAGCTCGAATGGCAATACGAGGCCGACCAAGTTGCCGTGCCGCGCTGGAAACCGGACACCGGCTCGCGGCCGCCCGTAAAGCACGTCGAGGAACTGATCGGGCTCGGCCAACTGGGTTACATCCGCGCCATCCAGGTCAAGCTGGACGAGATCGGAATCGATTACCCCGAACATGCCGATTTCGTGTCGCAAATGCGCATGCT